One segment of Streptosporangium brasiliense DNA contains the following:
- a CDS encoding Rieske 2Fe-2S domain-containing protein, producing the protein MELSISSGWTQLAFGADIGDGVTPLDLGGRPLIAVREGGDVGVYDAICPHRGAHLGYGGKVDGNAIICPFHGHRVQLGGDGGGRFQVGRHRSTVRAGGLFVLSDPSCDTGLEGFLDGLQRSHRIVSGFSLRVRVPAEYVIENVFDADHFAPVHGLDRRPRLSVHPAEGGPLRVEGDLDMARPNRWQAAEPEGDPARARFRALVFSPNLVATELGPPEEPNVVITAATPACDGTSTVRVTVAVPRTRAGGPLTVREVASLVSGSRTAFEQDVVIWEHLDTSVVPRYTEGDDLVRAYRAYCRQFGAGR; encoded by the coding sequence ATGGAATTGTCGATCTCCTCAGGGTGGACGCAGCTGGCGTTCGGCGCCGACATCGGTGACGGCGTCACACCTCTCGACCTCGGGGGCCGTCCGCTGATCGCCGTCCGGGAGGGCGGTGACGTGGGGGTTTATGATGCGATATGTCCGCATAGAGGTGCTCATCTCGGATATGGTGGAAAGGTCGATGGAAATGCAATCATTTGCCCTTTCCATGGACACAGGGTGCAATTAGGGGGCGACGGGGGAGGCCGTTTCCAGGTCGGCCGTCACCGTTCGACGGTCCGGGCCGGCGGCCTTTTCGTCCTGTCCGATCCGTCGTGCGACACCGGGCTCGAAGGATTCCTGGACGGCCTGCAGCGGAGCCACCGGATCGTGTCGGGATTCTCGTTACGGGTGAGAGTCCCGGCGGAATACGTCATCGAGAACGTCTTCGACGCCGACCATTTCGCCCCCGTCCACGGCCTCGACAGGCGTCCCCGGCTGAGCGTCCACCCGGCCGAGGGCGGGCCGCTCCGCGTCGAAGGAGACCTCGACATGGCGCGCCCCAACCGCTGGCAGGCGGCCGAGCCGGAGGGAGACCCGGCCAGGGCGCGGTTCCGCGCCCTGGTGTTCAGCCCCAACCTGGTGGCCACGGAATTGGGGCCGCCGGAGGAGCCCAACGTCGTCATCACCGCGGCCACCCCCGCGTGCGACGGGACCTCGACGGTCCGGGTGACGGTCGCGGTGCCCCGCACGAGGGCCGGCGGGCCCTTGACCGTCCGCGAGGTGGCCTCGCTCGTCAGCGGCAGCCGCACGGCCTTCGAGCAGGACGTGGTGATCTGGGAGCACCTCGACACCTCGGTCGTCCCCCGATACACCGAAGGCGACGATCTCGTGCGCGCCTACCGGGCCTACTGCCGGCAGTTCGGCGCCGGCCGGTGA
- a CDS encoding TOMM precursor leader peptide-binding protein gives MSARELQVAHLGPDEAVAKRGLTEVRLAAPGIGALLSQVVALADGSRSLDGLVDAFPPQEREDARQVAVTLQSRGLLREDAGDDPSARFWASVARLSPDGPGRIAKSAVLVTGTGRVADTLGRSLAACGVGRVETRPTPAAGEDGWDLWCAAADGPADPTLAEVARRALDARAVLLPVWIDDLVIRVGPLTHPFDTACLRCYLLRADSDDVWREAHALLRAQPSPGAGFLPSIPAVAGEIAATEAVKHLAGLPVTTCGRVIEVSLVPFHSAVRRVLRVPRCPDCSGTARQGAPVITHGSQLAE, from the coding sequence TTGAGCGCGCGCGAACTCCAGGTGGCCCACCTGGGCCCGGACGAGGCCGTCGCCAAACGCGGGCTGACGGAGGTGCGGCTGGCCGCCCCCGGCATAGGCGCCCTGCTCAGCCAGGTCGTCGCCCTCGCGGACGGATCACGTTCGCTGGACGGGCTCGTCGACGCCTTCCCGCCGCAGGAGCGGGAGGACGCCCGGCAGGTGGCCGTCACCCTGCAGTCACGGGGCCTGCTCCGCGAGGACGCGGGAGACGACCCCTCGGCCCGGTTCTGGGCGAGTGTGGCGCGGCTGTCCCCCGACGGGCCGGGCCGGATCGCCAAGTCGGCGGTGCTCGTGACCGGCACCGGCCGGGTCGCCGACACCCTCGGCCGCTCCCTGGCGGCGTGCGGTGTGGGCCGGGTCGAGACGCGGCCCACACCGGCGGCCGGCGAGGACGGCTGGGATCTCTGGTGCGCCGCGGCCGACGGCCCGGCGGACCCCACCCTCGCCGAGGTGGCGCGGCGCGCGCTGGACGCGCGCGCCGTCCTGCTGCCCGTCTGGATCGACGACCTCGTCATCCGGGTCGGCCCGCTCACCCATCCCTTCGACACCGCGTGCCTGCGCTGCTATCTCCTGCGGGCCGACTCCGACGACGTGTGGCGTGAGGCCCACGCGCTGCTGCGCGCCCAGCCCTCGCCCGGCGCCGGGTTCCTCCCCTCGATACCCGCGGTGGCCGGGGAGATCGCGGCCACCGAGGCCGTCAAGCACCTCGCCGGGCTGCCCGTGACCACGTGCGGCCGCGTCATCGAGGTCAGCCTGGTGCCGTTCCACTCGGCCGTCCGCCGGGTGCTGCGCGTCCCTCGCTGCCCCGACTGCAGCGGGACCGCCCGGCAGGGCGCACCCGTGATCACTCACGGTTCCCAGCTGGCGGAGTGA